The following proteins are encoded in a genomic region of Phragmites australis chromosome 9, lpPhrAust1.1, whole genome shotgun sequence:
- the LOC133929743 gene encoding uncharacterized protein LOC133929743 produces the protein MSAVWRQLDSLSPQLSVATCESCRGQKNALLVRRTYDFLTRLRAEFEPLRAQLLARQPCVSLMDALAAIRNEETRLRNAGLLQSPSALAVHSPPPPPATPSSVAPSSRVGGSGGLHCKYCDKDGHVEDYCYRKKKAQGRRGGRTSQGGSSARSPSTGGSQRGSASSETQEILMLLRRLATSAPPGAVGSVTPASAPSHPAAAASPPSTEGPLSTSAPGTQHGSPGWYWPSST, from the exons ATGTCTGCTGTATGGCGTCAGCTTGATTCTCTTAGTCCTCAGTTGTCAGTTGCCACTTGTGAGTCCTGCAGGGGTCAGAAGAATGCTTTGTTGGTACGGCGTACATATGACTTCTTGACCCGTCTTCGTGCTGAGTTTGAGCCGCTTCGTGCTCAACTACTTGCTCGTCAGCCTTGTGTGTCTCTGATGGATGCTCTTGCTGCTATTCGTAATGAAGAGACACGTCTTCGTAATGCAGGCCTGCTACAGTCTCCTTCTGCCTTGGCTGTTcattcgcctcctcctccgcccgcgACGCCttcttcagtggcgccctcttCCAGGGTTGGAGGGAGTGGCGGTCTTCATTGCAAGTATTGTGATAAGGATGGACATGTGGAGGATTATTGttacaggaagaagaaggctcaGGGTCGTCGTGGTGGTCGTACTTCACAGGGTGGGAGTAGTGCTCGTAGTCCTAGTACTGGAGGTTCTCAGAGGGGTTCTGCTAGTTCTGAGACACAAGAGATTCTCATGTTGCTTCGTCGCCTTGCTACCTCTGCACCTCCTGGAGCTGTTGGTTCTGTTACTCCGGCCTCTGCACCGTCAcatcctgctgctgctgcttccccACCTTCCACTGAGGGACCACTTTCCACTTCCGCCCCAG GAACGCAGCACGGGTCTCCTGGTTGGTACTGGCCCTCGTCGACGTGA